From the genome of Desmodus rotundus isolate HL8 chromosome 2, HLdesRot8A.1, whole genome shotgun sequence, one region includes:
- the ROPN1 gene encoding ropporin-1A yields the protein MPQTDKQICIPPELPELLKQFTKAAIRTQPQDLIQWAADYFGAMTRGDIPPVRDRSEPVASSNFAELTPELLKILHSRVAGRLIIHVNELAQMWKVLSLPPELLNSVINVGRFTEEIEWLKFLALACSSLGVTISKTLKIACEVLSSDHDSGPARIPFSTFQFLYTYIAEVDGEISASHVSRMLAYIEQEVIGPDGLIKVNDFTQNPRVRLE from the exons ATGCCTCAGACGGATAAGCAAATATGCATTCCCCCGGAGCTGCCTGAATTGCTGAAGCAATTTACCAAAGCCGCCATTCGGACCCAACCACAGGATCTCATCCAGTGGGCTGCTGA ttaTTTTGGAGCTATGACCCGCGGAGACATTCCTCCAGTGAGAGATCGGTCTGAGCCAGTTGCTTCATCTAACTTTGCAGAGCTTACACCTGAGCTGTTGAAGATCCTGCATTCTAGG GTTGCTGGCAGACTGATTATCCATGTCAACGAGCTGGCCCAGATGTGGAAGGTGCTGAGTCTCCCACCAGAGCTGTTAAATAGTGTGATAAATGTGGGCCGCTTCACGGAGGAGATTGAGTGGCTGAAGTTTTTAGCCCTTGCTTGCAGCTCTCTTGGTGTT ACCATTTCCAAAACTCTCAAGATAGCGTGTGAAGTTTTATCATCTGACCATGATAGTGGACCTGCCCGGATCCCTTTCAGCACCTTCCAGTTTCTCTACACATATATTGCTGAAGTGGATGGGGAGATCTCTGCATCACACGTCAGCCGAATGCTGGCCTACATTGAGCAGGAAGT AATTGGTCCTGATGGCTTAATCAAAGTGAATGACTTTACCCAAAACCCCAGGGTTCGGCTGGAGTGA